The Rhipicephalus sanguineus isolate Rsan-2018 chromosome 4, BIME_Rsan_1.4, whole genome shotgun sequence DNA window GCTGTCGCAGTGGCACGTTGCACGACTCGCCGGTGCTGTTGACGGCGCACGTCATGAGGCAGTAGGTGAGGAAAAACACCTGGTCGTCGGTGTTGTCGAGGCCTTGCAGGCGCCAGTGGACGTGCGCGTGTCCATCAACGGTAATGGTCTTGCGGTACTCAGCGAACGACGTGTTAAGTGCCGGCGCCAACGGGAACAAGGCCGAGAGTCGAACCTCCCGAGGATCGCGCCTGGGCACTGGCGGCTGCTTGTCTCCACTGGACGTGGCGTCGCTGCTAGCGTACTTAGTGTCCGCTAGAAAGTCGCAGCTTACTCGTTCCGTGTAGGCCGGCGAGTCCCACCATTGCTCTCTATCGCCCCGGTTGTTGACGCGCACGCCATGCTTGTCGAACGAGCGCACCATAGACTCGGCAATGAGCGTGCCGAAGCTGCCGTAAACCATGGCCATGGTGCCGTTCAAGTAGAGTATGGGAGGCTCCATGGCGCCCAGCGACATGTAGGCAATGTTGTAGTAGTAATTGTATCGGCTTGGCGCGCCGTCGCCGAACCCCTTGGAATAGACGTTGATGAAGTTGTCGTGACCGATGAGGAGTCGGTAGGCGGCTGCCGTCGAGATGAAGTTGTTCACGAACGACGATCCGATAGCGGGGAAGTCCTTGTACAGCCGAGCCATGTCGACTTCGGAGAAGAACAGGTCCTCGGGCACCGCGTCCAGCGTAAGCTCGTCGATTTTGGCGATCGCCTTGTGCTTGGCGGTTTCGTCGATCCATTCGGCGTCTTCCAACTGCTGCTTGATGGCTGCCTGGATGCTCTGGTATATACCTTCGAGCTCGCCGCGCACGGTGCTGGTGTAGCGCGAGTAGATGTGCTTAGCCACGACGAGCAGACCGAAGTTGCCGGCCGTGTACGCGAGGCAAGCCCGCTTCCGTATGTGGCTGCCCACTTTCGGCTCGACCGCGTACCGTAACTCGGGCTTTCCCGAGAGTAGCCACAGGGTCGACCGGACGAATACGAAAGCTAAACCTTCCATAAGCGTCTGTTTCTTTTCGTCGTATTTTTGTAGCAGCGCTTGGGTGTTCTGCAGTATCGCTTCGTCTTCCAGAATGACGGGGCTGTCGAGAGTCCACGTGAACTGTGGACTGTGCAGTCTGTTCAGGCTGCTAAGCCAGTCGTCCGCCCGTTTGGGCATCAGCAGCTCGATTTCCTTGAGCGCAAATAACTCCATGTCGCGCGTGGCTTCAGGCGCTGTTTCGAGCGTGGCACCTATGATGTCCTCTACGGTGGTTTTCAGTTCCGCGACGTATGAGGCGTTCGGTGCCTCGGACCCCAGCAA harbors:
- the LOC119391110 gene encoding neprilysin-1, producing the protein MAAKAAHALEKRKRVGSKAPSVSSAAPSKGKGSASTKASRSTPKTTPNKKEMEENEGKATQTGNTQMETGKWLNLFPDPEPLQPSATPRRVQQRSKAKTIIIAVTTLLLGCGALLAFLMWASHHGTTLYCNTADCRIHVTELKEAMDTSVNPCDDFYRYTCGSWKPKRNERSMIARIFNHMTNIAIEEMEGPSDKAVVPKALDFFKSCAQRRDLTPADVRIFVDFKQHLGFYWPEKEQPAVDALFSLLNMTVNWKLNFLFTLRARPAYKQRPQTLHISRGILTRKWVDPTWTPQTFAKVVGLHCRLLGSEAPNASYVAELKTTVEDIIGATLETAPEATRDMELFALKEIELLMPKRADDWLSSLNRLHSPQFTWTLDSPVILEDEAILQNTQALLQKYDEKKQTLMEGLAFVFVRSTLWLLSGKPELRYAVEPKVGSHIRKRACLAYTAGNFGLLVVAKHIYSRYTSTVRGELEGIYQSIQAAIKQQLEDAEWIDETAKHKAIAKIDELTLDAVPEDLFFSEVDMARLYKDFPAIGSSFVNNFISTAAAYRLLIGHDNFINVYSKGFGDGAPSRYNYYYNIAYMSLGAMEPPILYLNGTMAMVYGSFGTLIAESMVRSFDKHGVRVNNRGDREQWWDSPAYTERVSCDFLADTKYASSDATSSGDKQPPVPRRDPREVRLSALFPLAPALNTSFAEYRKTITVDGHAHVHWRLQGLDNTDDQVFFLTYCLMTCAVNSTGESCNVPLRQLPKFASAFRCKPNSPMNPSKRCTFF